TTTGAAGGACATACCGGGACGGTAGAGAGTGTATCGTTTAGTCCGGATGGAAAAATGATCGCCAGTGGGGGTCAGGACAACAGTGTGCGTTTATGGGATGTGTCTAACCGAACAGAAATAGGCAGACTTGAAGGGCATACCGAATATGTTAGTAGTGTTGTTTTCAGTCCGGATGGCAAAAAAATTGTAAGTGGGAGTCATGATGGCACGGTGCGTTTGTGGGATATGGAGACACAGACAGAAATAGGAACCCTTGAAGGGCATATCTGGCCTGTCAGTAGTGTTGTTTTCAGTCCGGATGGCAAAACAATCGCAAGTGGGAGTAATAACAATATTAACAACATCGTGCGTTATGCTGGCAACACCGTGCGTTATGACAGTCCCGTGCGTATATGGGATGTGGAGACACAGACAGAAATAGGCGTGCTTGAGGGGAGTTCCGTATCGTTCTCAAGGGTATCGTTCAGTCCGGATGGCAAAACAATCGCAAGGATGTATAGTTGGGCGGGCTACAGCGTGGAGTTATGGGATGTGGATACGCAGAAAAGAAAACAGGGATTTTCTAACGATGAAATCTTTGTCCTTCGCGTCTTAGAATATACGATGTGGGAAGTCTTGTGGGTTGTTGCTGCGCAAGGAAAAAATATACACACCATACTTAACGGACATACCGCTGCTGTCAATAGTGTCGCGTTCAGTCCGGATGGCAAAACAATCGCAGCAAGCGTCGGTGATCTCCACTCCAGATATCAGGGGTCTTACTTCATTCGTATGTGGGATGTTGCTATGCTGATGGAAATAGACATACTTGATCGTTGGGGCGCAGAAGTTTTGGTAACAAAAATGTCGCGTTCAGTCCGGATGACAAAACAATCTTAAGTAGGTGTGAGCAGTCGGTGATATGTTTGCGGGATGCTGCGACGTACACAGAAATACGCAGACTTGAGATAC
This window of the Candidatus Poribacteria bacterium genome carries:
- a CDS encoding WD40 repeat domain-containing protein, with product MKLKVFFSLMLLMLSTFLYVSDTIAEFAPYTQWNLPEGAKARLGKGGINDITCSPDGALLAVASQIGIWIYDVQTREALALLTGHIGSVERIAFSPDGKTLASGGDDNTVRLWGVETQTEIGTLEGHTGGPNSLFFSPDGRSLASRDDDKTLRLWDVETQTQVHAFEGHTGTVESVSFSPDGKMIASGGQDNSVRLWDVSNRTEIGRLEGHTEYVSSVVFSPDGKKIVSGSHDGTVRLWDMETQTEIGTLEGHIWPVSSVVFSPDGKTIASGSNNNINNIVRYAGNTVRYDSPVRIWDVETQTEIGVLEGSSVSFSRVSFSPDGKTIARMYSWAGYSVELWDVDTQKRKQGFSNDEIFVLRVLEYTMWEVLWVVAAQGKNIHTILNGHTAAVNSVAFSPDGKTIAASVGDLHSRYQGSYFIRMWDVAMLMEIDILDRWGAEVLVTKMSRSVRMTKQS